A DNA window from Anoplolepis gracilipes chromosome 13, ASM4749672v1, whole genome shotgun sequence contains the following coding sequences:
- the LOC140672739 gene encoding uncharacterized protein isoform X1, protein MAADERWYFTREQLANTPSRKFGIDADKELSYRQQAANFIQDMGQRLVVSQLCINTAIVYMHRFYVFHSLTQFHRNAIAVASLFLAAKVEEQPRKLEHVIKMAYMCLHREQVPPDIRSEQFLDQAHDLVFNENVLLQTLGFDVAIDHPHTHVVRCCQLVKASKELAQTSYFMASNSLHLTTMCLQYKPTVVACFCIHLACKWSNWEIPQSTEGKQWFWYVDKTVTADLLQELTDEFLHIFDKCPSRLKRKIMSISASQSPSIHHPSLPNSPFDTEPRRVQSPAVADNAAANAVAHLIRAHHSIDSNATATHSSRSHHTTDSAASTSITVASVAAVGHSSRSHHAADGAVAHSSRSSHHTTDGALAHSSRSHHTQDKQDEKKTGTVAGPSTSRATTMDYREYREKKERERLEREKAAAAAAIGCHIADPNKPPHHSHHHKPMSNVNMPTKHQMPVQKSTNLHHNHHHRPDMKVGQPVPQRHSASGHPREPNRDPNRQRLSREHNTSATGTSASIVHSSHAHVNLDSSSSESVSHRSDAINIQDSGYGSSQEKISNNNHSGHRLNALDSKHQAHDKRLYRAEDPRLKSAKYPDINRIENQRRKTETLEQRCEEVRKLIEKPLPPPKQTDMPYLMNAQQKQAHHSKYNQQQDKSQNSSFTGDTKHVATISQIALSQDVSPSASSSQIVQKSAPAKIYNQHTAQGVSQILKDTIKNGSSQSCLNLNNMDDPKSEKRPRTTAHEESDVQSSHIPPKHKSLFSPETPTTPRELQSARPKLKKTSLSAATQDATMKRSSSSDGMTFAHKRARTSSIGESEQSIKIKTEIKMEDTSNLEAMKMLGRVPDLIQPIRDNLSSSNNRSSSVSSVINDLKPPELIKPLDPPRQFNAIAQHKPSLNVTTLTNGMDIKQEFDKEDHTKRELFEFLYVKKEPGHKPSELSLPSHLQPKPEYSSPIKSAQSISALLQEPLAPMPSLLQGLQQISQIPSQQVHQEQLQQHQQQSVHHLLTDHQLPVTTSCLSIPTVSDNFTPIASTVDISVLSDSVPMMLPNSNNNITEPATSTASGSVHPAVTIVPSTEEKRSEHHKSEKKKKKEKHKHKDKEKSKEKHKHKHKDKDKERHREKKERSEETPAAAPIKITIPKDKLNLSTETSSTMLSAGPSSSENKNISPQSTGLKIKIPKERLKGTDNVPNSPAQLPVVQGSLKIKIRTDGISRSSAPPPSSSSSSSTNGSSSSAQFSSESSTNESKRTRFVEMTGNNSMIPGSSPLLPAAKKQMVMIPATSYGQSHRPGERQNGRHYNSGSSNKVRGRGGRQHYDGRGPPPPPRHAVASQRGSAGSHYQGDSYDNGRGGRDHQHQVSYQSHQSHHPSPAVRSDGYDARGAAGYIDQTAESYFYANRYPSLHFGASAGYMYDPAYHQYYQQQFQQSQYSMYPAGNALIMTPDGGTINTSMPPPSLLPNQLYQNRHNIIHQNQSGVAATRQDDTRLLPPPPLEPPPSPPPLPSGPPPLPPPPPPPSIPD, encoded by the exons atgGCGGCTGACGAACGATGGTACTTTACGAGAGAGCAGCTTGCAAACACGCCGAGCAGAAAATTCGGCATCGACGCCGACAAGGAACTGAGCTATCGACAGCAAGCGGCCAATTTCATCCAGGATATGGGACAAAGACTTGTGGT atcacAATTATGTATCAACACAGCCATAGTTTACATGCACAGGTTCTACGTGTTTCATTCGCTAACTCAGTTTCACAGGAATGCTATTGCTGTGGCGTCACTTTTTTTAGCAGCAAAAGTAGAAGAACAGCCAAGAAAATTAGAACATGTCATCAAAATGGCATACATGTGTCTCCACAGAGAACAAGTGCCACCTGACATTAGGTCCGAG CAATTTCTTGACCAAGCTCATGATCTGGTGTTCAATGAGAATGTTCTTCTACAAACATTAGGATTTGATGTTGCCATTGATCATCCACACACTCATGTTGTTAGATGCTGTCAATTAGTAAAAG cTAGTAAAGAATTAGCTCAAACTTCGTACTTTATGGCATCTAACAG tttacaTTTGACAACAATGTGTCTGCAATATAAACCCACAGTTGTCGCCTGTTTTTGTATACATCTTGCATGTAAATGGTCTAACTGGGAG ATACCCCAAAGTACTGAAGGTAAACAATGGTTTTGGTATGTGGACAAGACTGTAACTGCAGATTTACTTCAAGAACTCACAGATGAGTTCCTACACATATTTGACAAATGTCCAtcaagattaaaaagaaaaattatgagtATTTCTGCAAGTCAGAGTCCAAGTATTCATCATCCAAGTCTCCCAAATTCCCCATTT GATACCGAACCTCGTAGAGTACAATCTCCAGCAGTGGCGGATAATGCTGCTGCCAATGCCGTCGCTCATTTAATTCGTGCTCATCACTCGATAGATAGTAATGCTACTGCTACTCATTCGAGTCGATCCCATCATACAACAGACAGCGCAGCTTCCACTTCTATTACTGTCGCCTCCGTTGCTGCTGTTGGTCATTCGAGTCGCTCTCACCATGCGGCAGACGGCGCCGTCGCTCATTCGAGTCGTTCGTCTCATCATACGACAGACGGTGCTCTCGCTCATTCAAGTCGTTCTCATCATACACAGGATAAACAGGATGAGAAGAAAACCGGAACCGTTGCGGGACCATCGACGTCAAGAGCGACGACGATGGATTACCGAGAATACCGTGAGAAGAAGGAACGTGAGCGTTTGGAACGAGAAAAGGCCGCAGCAGCCGCGGCAATTGGATGCCATATCGCTGATCCTAACAAGCCTCCTCATCATTCGCATCATCACAAACCCATGTCGAACGTAAACATGCCGACCAAGCATCAAATGCCGGTGCAAAAAAGCACGAATCTTCATCACAATCATCATCATCGGCCAGACATGAAAGTTGGTCAACCGGTGCCACAGAGACATTCCGCCAGTGGTCATCCTAGAGAACCTAATCGCGATCCCAATAGACAACGATTGTCGAGAGAGCATAATACTAGTGCAACCGGCACAAGCGCCAGTATTGTGCATTCATCACACGCTCACGTCAATTTAGATAGTTCCTCGTCCGAATCTGTGTCGCATCGATCGGACGCCATCAACATTCAAGATTCGGGATATGGCAGTTCACAAGAGAAAATAAGTAACAATAATCACAGTGGACATAGACTGAACGCACTCGATAGCAAACATCAAGCGCATGACAAAAGATTGTACCGAGCAGAGGACCCGCGGCTCAAATCTGCAAAGTATCCGGATATAAATAGAATCGAGAATCAACGACGAAAGACAGAAACATTGGAGCAAAGATGCGAAGAAGTGCGAAAGCTAATCGAGAAACCGTTGCCGCCACCGAAGCAGACGGACATGCCGTACTTGATGAATGCGCAGCAGAAACAGGCGCATCACTCCAAGTACAACCAACAGCAGGACAAGTCGCAAAATAGTTCATTTACGGGTGACACAAAGCACGTGGCGACGATCAGTCAGATTGCGCTTTCTCAGGATGTATCGCCGAGTGCTTCGTCATCGCAGATTGTGCAAAAGTCTGCGCCTGCTAAGATATACAATCAGCATACGGCGCAGGGTGTGTCCCAGATTCTCAAGGACACTATCAAAAATGGCAGTTCTCAATCCTGTCTGAATTTGAATAACATGGACGATCCGAAATCGGAGAAACGACCACGAACGACTGCTCATGAAGAATCCGACGTGCAAAGTTCACACATACCGCCTAAACATAAATCACTCTTTAGTCCAGAGACTCCAACGACGCCCAGAGAGTTGCAAAGCGCGAGgcctaaattaaaaaagacttCACTCTCTGCAGCTACGCAAGATGCGACAATGAAACGGTCGTCCTCCAGTGATGGGATGACATTCGCGCATAAGAGAGCTCGTACGTCGAGTATTGGTGAGAGTGAgcaatctataaaaataaaaaccgaGATAAAGATGGAAGATACGTCTAATCTGGAAGCGATGAAGATGCTTGGTCGCGTACCCGACCTCATACAACCAATACGCGACAATCTGTCATCGTCTAATAACAGAAGCAGCAGCGTATCATCTGTCATTAATGACCTGAAGCCGCCCGAACTCATAAAACCGCTCGATCCGCCGCGCCAATTCAACGCGATCGCGCAACATAAACCCTCACTGAACGTGACGACGCTGACAAACGGTATGGATATCAAGCAAGAATTTGACAAAGAAGATCATACAAAAAGAGAGCTTTTTGAATTCCTTTACGTAAAAAAGGAACCAGGACACAAGCCCTCGGAATTATCGCTGCCATCTCATTTGCAGCCGAAACCCGAATACTCGTCGCCGATTAAATCTGCGCAGAGTATAAGTGCATTGCTTCAAGAACCGTTGGCACCGATGCCGTCACTGTTGCAGGGTCTACAACAAATTAGTCAAATACCTTCTCAGCAAGTGCACCAGGAACAATTACAGCAGCATCAGCAACAATCTGTTCATCATTTGTTGACGGATCATCAGCTGCCGGTGACAACTTCTTGCCTATCTATACCGACCGTGAGTGATAATTTCACGCCAATAGCCTCGACGGTCGATATTAGTGTTCTTTCCGACAGTGTGCCGATGATGCTGCCAAATAGCAATAACAATATAACAGAACCGGCAACGTCAACAGCTTCCGGATCGGTTCACCCTGCGGTGACAATAGTTCCCTCGACAGAAGAGAAGCGATCTGAACATCACAAGagcgaaaagaagaaaaagaaggaaaagcaCAAGcacaaagataaagaaaagagtAAAGAGAAACATAAGCACAAACACAAAGACAAGGACAAGGAGAGACATCGGGAGAAAAAGGAGAGGAGCGAGGAGACACCGGCGGCGGCGCCCATCAAAATCACAATCCCCAAGGACAAGTTGAATCTGAGCACGGAAACATCCTCGACTATGCTTAGCGCGGGTCCCAGTTCTTCGGAGAACAAAAACATATCACCGCAGAGTACAGGCTTGAAAATCAAGATTCCGAAGGAACGACTCAAAGGCACCGACAATGTGCCTAATTCGCCCGCGCAGTTGCCGGTGGTACAGGGTTCGCTAAAGATCAAAATACGTACTGACGGTATTTCCAGAAGTTCCGCACCGCCGCCATCgtcgtcatcatcatcatcgacGAACGGTTCGAGCAGCTCTGCTCAATTTTCTTCCGAATCATCAACGAACGAATCGAAGAGGACGCGTTTCGTCGAGATGACTGGCAACAATTCCATGATCCCCGGTAGCAGTCCCTTGTTGCCTGCAGCAAAGAAGCAGATGGTGATGATACCCGCGACGAGTTACGGCCAGAGCCATCGACCTGGAGAACGGCAGAACGGCAGACATTATAACTCCGGCAGCAGTAATAAGGTACGTGGTAGAGGCGGCCGTCAGCATTACGACGGTCGCGGTCCTCCGCCACCACCACGTCACGCGGTTGCCAGTCAGCGCGGTAGTGCCGGTAGTCACTATCAGGGTGACAGTTACGATAACGGCCGTGGTGGCCGCGATCATCAACATCAGGTTTCTTATCAATCCCATCAGTCTCATCACCCCTCACCCGCGGTTCGCAGTGATGGATACGACGCGAGGGGGGCTGCTGGTTACATCGACCAAACCGCAGAATCCTATTTTTATGCTAACCGCTATCCATCGTTGCACTTTGGCGCATCCGCTGGGTACATGTATGATCCCGCCTATCATCAGTACTATCAACAACAATTTCAACAATCTCAGTACTCAATGTACCCAGCGGGGAACGCTCTGATAATGACGCCGGACGGCGGCACGATCAACACATCGATGCCGCCGCCGTCCTTACTCCCGAATCAGCTCTATCAGAACcgacataatataatacaccAGAATCAATCGGGGGTGGCGGCCACTCGGCAAGACGATACGCGATTGTTACCTCCACCGCCGCTTGAGCCACCACCATCTCCGCCACCTCTGCCGAGCGGACCACCCCCGCTACCACCTCCACCGCCCCCTCCCTCTATCCCGGACTAA
- the LOC140672739 gene encoding uncharacterized protein isoform X2, which yields MAADERWYFTREQLANTPSRKFGIDADKELSYRQQAANFIQDMGQRLVVSQLCINTAIVYMHRFYVFHSLTQFHRNAIAVASLFLAAKVEEQPRKLEHVIKMAYMCLHREQVPPDIRSEQFLDQAHDLVFNENVLLQTLGFDVAIDHPHTHVVRCCQLVKASKELAQTSYFMASNSLHLTTMCLQYKPTVVACFCIHLACKWSNWEIPQSTEGKQWFWYVDKTVTADLLQELTDEFLHIFDKCPSRLKRKIMSISASQSPSIHHPSLPNSPFDTEPRRVQSPAVADNAAANAVAHLIRAHHSIDSNATATHSSRSHHTTDSAASTSITVASVAAVGHSSRSHHAADGAVAHSSRSSHHTTDGALAHSSRSHHTQDKQDEKKTGTVAGPSTSRATTMDYREYREKKERERLEREKAAAAAAIGCHIADPNKPPHHSHHHKPMSNVNMPTKHQMPVQKSTNLHHNHHHRPDMKVGQPVPQRHSASGHPREPNRDPNRQRLSREHNTSATGTSASIVHSSHAHVNLDSSSSESVSHRSDAINIQDSGYGSSQEKISNNNHSGHRLNALDSKHQAHDKRLYRAEDPRLKSAKYPDINRIENQRRKTETLEQRCEEVRKLIEKPLPPPKQTDMPYLMNAQQKQAHHSKYNQQQDKSQNSSFTGDTKHVATISQIALSQDVSPSASSSQIVQKSAPAKIYNQHTAQGVSQILKDTIKNGSSQSCLNLNNMDDPKSEKRPRTTAHEESDVQSSHIPPKHKSLFSPETPTTPRELQSARPKLKKTSLSAATQDATMKRSSSSDGMTFAHKRARTSSIGESEQSIKIKTEIKMEDTSNLEAMKMLGRVPDLIQPIRDNLSSSNNRSSSVSSVINDLKPPELIKPLDPPRQFNAIAQHKPSLNVTTLTNGMDIKQEFDKEDHTKRELFEFLYVKKEPGHKPSELSLPSHLQPKPEYSSPIKSAQSISALLQEPLAPMPSLLQGLQQISQIPSQQVHQEQLQQHQQQSVHHLLTDHQLPVTTSCLSIPTVSDNFTPIASTVDISVLSDSVPMMLPNSNNNITEPATSTASGSVHPAVTIVPSTEEKRSEHHKSEKKKKKEKHKHKDKEKSKEKHKHKHKDKDKERHREKKERSEETPAAAPIKITIPKDKLNLSTETSSTMLSAGPSSSENKNISPQSTGLKIKIPKERLKGTDNVPNSPAQLPVVQGSLKIKIRTDGISRSSAPPPSSSSSSSTNGSSSSAQFSSESSTNESKRTRFVEMTGNNSMIPGSSPLLPAAKKQMVMIPATSYGQSHRPGERQNGRHYNSGSSNKERHTSSHHKSANKLSQSQQFHAT from the exons atgGCGGCTGACGAACGATGGTACTTTACGAGAGAGCAGCTTGCAAACACGCCGAGCAGAAAATTCGGCATCGACGCCGACAAGGAACTGAGCTATCGACAGCAAGCGGCCAATTTCATCCAGGATATGGGACAAAGACTTGTGGT atcacAATTATGTATCAACACAGCCATAGTTTACATGCACAGGTTCTACGTGTTTCATTCGCTAACTCAGTTTCACAGGAATGCTATTGCTGTGGCGTCACTTTTTTTAGCAGCAAAAGTAGAAGAACAGCCAAGAAAATTAGAACATGTCATCAAAATGGCATACATGTGTCTCCACAGAGAACAAGTGCCACCTGACATTAGGTCCGAG CAATTTCTTGACCAAGCTCATGATCTGGTGTTCAATGAGAATGTTCTTCTACAAACATTAGGATTTGATGTTGCCATTGATCATCCACACACTCATGTTGTTAGATGCTGTCAATTAGTAAAAG cTAGTAAAGAATTAGCTCAAACTTCGTACTTTATGGCATCTAACAG tttacaTTTGACAACAATGTGTCTGCAATATAAACCCACAGTTGTCGCCTGTTTTTGTATACATCTTGCATGTAAATGGTCTAACTGGGAG ATACCCCAAAGTACTGAAGGTAAACAATGGTTTTGGTATGTGGACAAGACTGTAACTGCAGATTTACTTCAAGAACTCACAGATGAGTTCCTACACATATTTGACAAATGTCCAtcaagattaaaaagaaaaattatgagtATTTCTGCAAGTCAGAGTCCAAGTATTCATCATCCAAGTCTCCCAAATTCCCCATTT GATACCGAACCTCGTAGAGTACAATCTCCAGCAGTGGCGGATAATGCTGCTGCCAATGCCGTCGCTCATTTAATTCGTGCTCATCACTCGATAGATAGTAATGCTACTGCTACTCATTCGAGTCGATCCCATCATACAACAGACAGCGCAGCTTCCACTTCTATTACTGTCGCCTCCGTTGCTGCTGTTGGTCATTCGAGTCGCTCTCACCATGCGGCAGACGGCGCCGTCGCTCATTCGAGTCGTTCGTCTCATCATACGACAGACGGTGCTCTCGCTCATTCAAGTCGTTCTCATCATACACAGGATAAACAGGATGAGAAGAAAACCGGAACCGTTGCGGGACCATCGACGTCAAGAGCGACGACGATGGATTACCGAGAATACCGTGAGAAGAAGGAACGTGAGCGTTTGGAACGAGAAAAGGCCGCAGCAGCCGCGGCAATTGGATGCCATATCGCTGATCCTAACAAGCCTCCTCATCATTCGCATCATCACAAACCCATGTCGAACGTAAACATGCCGACCAAGCATCAAATGCCGGTGCAAAAAAGCACGAATCTTCATCACAATCATCATCATCGGCCAGACATGAAAGTTGGTCAACCGGTGCCACAGAGACATTCCGCCAGTGGTCATCCTAGAGAACCTAATCGCGATCCCAATAGACAACGATTGTCGAGAGAGCATAATACTAGTGCAACCGGCACAAGCGCCAGTATTGTGCATTCATCACACGCTCACGTCAATTTAGATAGTTCCTCGTCCGAATCTGTGTCGCATCGATCGGACGCCATCAACATTCAAGATTCGGGATATGGCAGTTCACAAGAGAAAATAAGTAACAATAATCACAGTGGACATAGACTGAACGCACTCGATAGCAAACATCAAGCGCATGACAAAAGATTGTACCGAGCAGAGGACCCGCGGCTCAAATCTGCAAAGTATCCGGATATAAATAGAATCGAGAATCAACGACGAAAGACAGAAACATTGGAGCAAAGATGCGAAGAAGTGCGAAAGCTAATCGAGAAACCGTTGCCGCCACCGAAGCAGACGGACATGCCGTACTTGATGAATGCGCAGCAGAAACAGGCGCATCACTCCAAGTACAACCAACAGCAGGACAAGTCGCAAAATAGTTCATTTACGGGTGACACAAAGCACGTGGCGACGATCAGTCAGATTGCGCTTTCTCAGGATGTATCGCCGAGTGCTTCGTCATCGCAGATTGTGCAAAAGTCTGCGCCTGCTAAGATATACAATCAGCATACGGCGCAGGGTGTGTCCCAGATTCTCAAGGACACTATCAAAAATGGCAGTTCTCAATCCTGTCTGAATTTGAATAACATGGACGATCCGAAATCGGAGAAACGACCACGAACGACTGCTCATGAAGAATCCGACGTGCAAAGTTCACACATACCGCCTAAACATAAATCACTCTTTAGTCCAGAGACTCCAACGACGCCCAGAGAGTTGCAAAGCGCGAGgcctaaattaaaaaagacttCACTCTCTGCAGCTACGCAAGATGCGACAATGAAACGGTCGTCCTCCAGTGATGGGATGACATTCGCGCATAAGAGAGCTCGTACGTCGAGTATTGGTGAGAGTGAgcaatctataaaaataaaaaccgaGATAAAGATGGAAGATACGTCTAATCTGGAAGCGATGAAGATGCTTGGTCGCGTACCCGACCTCATACAACCAATACGCGACAATCTGTCATCGTCTAATAACAGAAGCAGCAGCGTATCATCTGTCATTAATGACCTGAAGCCGCCCGAACTCATAAAACCGCTCGATCCGCCGCGCCAATTCAACGCGATCGCGCAACATAAACCCTCACTGAACGTGACGACGCTGACAAACGGTATGGATATCAAGCAAGAATTTGACAAAGAAGATCATACAAAAAGAGAGCTTTTTGAATTCCTTTACGTAAAAAAGGAACCAGGACACAAGCCCTCGGAATTATCGCTGCCATCTCATTTGCAGCCGAAACCCGAATACTCGTCGCCGATTAAATCTGCGCAGAGTATAAGTGCATTGCTTCAAGAACCGTTGGCACCGATGCCGTCACTGTTGCAGGGTCTACAACAAATTAGTCAAATACCTTCTCAGCAAGTGCACCAGGAACAATTACAGCAGCATCAGCAACAATCTGTTCATCATTTGTTGACGGATCATCAGCTGCCGGTGACAACTTCTTGCCTATCTATACCGACCGTGAGTGATAATTTCACGCCAATAGCCTCGACGGTCGATATTAGTGTTCTTTCCGACAGTGTGCCGATGATGCTGCCAAATAGCAATAACAATATAACAGAACCGGCAACGTCAACAGCTTCCGGATCGGTTCACCCTGCGGTGACAATAGTTCCCTCGACAGAAGAGAAGCGATCTGAACATCACAAGagcgaaaagaagaaaaagaaggaaaagcaCAAGcacaaagataaagaaaagagtAAAGAGAAACATAAGCACAAACACAAAGACAAGGACAAGGAGAGACATCGGGAGAAAAAGGAGAGGAGCGAGGAGACACCGGCGGCGGCGCCCATCAAAATCACAATCCCCAAGGACAAGTTGAATCTGAGCACGGAAACATCCTCGACTATGCTTAGCGCGGGTCCCAGTTCTTCGGAGAACAAAAACATATCACCGCAGAGTACAGGCTTGAAAATCAAGATTCCGAAGGAACGACTCAAAGGCACCGACAATGTGCCTAATTCGCCCGCGCAGTTGCCGGTGGTACAGGGTTCGCTAAAGATCAAAATACGTACTGACGGTATTTCCAGAAGTTCCGCACCGCCGCCATCgtcgtcatcatcatcatcgacGAACGGTTCGAGCAGCTCTGCTCAATTTTCTTCCGAATCATCAACGAACGAATCGAAGAGGACGCGTTTCGTCGAGATGACTGGCAACAATTCCATGATCCCCGGTAGCAGTCCCTTGTTGCCTGCAGCAAAGAAGCAGATGGTGATGATACCCGCGACGAGTTACGGCCAGAGCCATCGACCTGGAGAACGGCAGAACGGCAGACATTATAACTCCGGCAGCAGTAATAAG GAAAGACACACGTCCAGCCATCATAAAAGCGCCAACAAGCTATCGCAATCTCAGCAATTCCATGCGACGTAG